In a genomic window of Terriglobales bacterium:
- a CDS encoding aminodeoxychorismate/anthranilate synthase component II has translation MIFVLDNYDSFTYNLVQYFGESGEKVEVRRNDQVTPREIEAMSPTHIVISPGPCTPQEAGISIELIRHFAGKTPVLGVCLGHQAIGAAFGGKVVRAEKLMHGKTSQVEHDGKGVFRGLPSPLTATRYHSLIVSEKGLPQELEVSARTHEGVIMGLRHREAKVEGVQFHPESVLTENGREMLKNFLAM, from the coding sequence ATGATCTTCGTCCTCGACAACTACGACTCGTTCACCTACAACCTGGTGCAGTACTTCGGGGAGTCGGGGGAGAAGGTCGAGGTGCGGCGCAACGACCAGGTCACGCCGCGGGAGATCGAGGCGATGTCGCCGACGCACATCGTGATCTCGCCGGGGCCGTGTACGCCGCAGGAGGCGGGCATCTCGATCGAGCTGATCCGGCACTTCGCGGGCAAGACGCCGGTGCTGGGCGTCTGCCTCGGGCACCAGGCCATCGGGGCGGCGTTCGGCGGGAAGGTCGTGCGGGCGGAGAAGCTGATGCACGGCAAGACCAGCCAGGTGGAGCACGACGGCAAGGGAGTGTTCCGCGGGCTACCGTCGCCGCTGACGGCGACGCGCTACCACTCGCTCATCGTGAGCGAGAAGGGTTTGCCGCAGGAGCTGGAAGTGAGCGCGCGGACGCACGAGGGAGTGATCATGGGCCTGCGGCATCGCGAGGCGAAGGTGGAGGGCGTGCAGTTCCATCCGGAGAGCGTGCTGACGGAGAACGGAAGAGAGATGCTGAAGAATTTTCTGGCGATGTAG
- a CDS encoding PilZ domain-containing protein, which produces MSTKTGADKRTTRRLPLALPVKVRVKADNELTSETVDVSARGVFFYLESAPDEGSEVEFTLTLPPEITLTEALRIHCSGRVIRIDREPSGRFGIAAAIDKYDLSAEN; this is translated from the coding sequence ATGTCGACCAAGACAGGTGCGGACAAGCGCACCACGCGCAGGCTTCCGCTGGCGCTGCCGGTGAAGGTGCGGGTGAAGGCGGACAACGAGCTGACCTCCGAGACGGTCGACGTGAGCGCGCGCGGCGTGTTCTTCTACCTCGAGTCGGCGCCGGACGAGGGCAGCGAGGTGGAATTCACGTTGACGCTGCCGCCGGAGATCACGCTGACGGAAGCGCTGCGCATCCACTGCTCGGGACGCGTGATCCGCATCGACCGCGAGCCGAGCGGGCGGTTCGGGATCGCGGCAGCCATCGACAAGTACGACCTTTCGGCGGAAAATTAG
- a CDS encoding adenylate/guanylate cyclase domain-containing protein produces MASTHSARARRQFLRLALACFLLSAALLALLERTRAFQWLEAGTYDVRVRATARPGSADPNIVIIDVDTASFDRLRERLGRWPWTRRVWTQLVDYVGQGRPKAIVFDVFFAGASEDPAIDQEFAAAIGNNGRVVLAYTFTAQDEVDFATTDREAVLAKWHLLQQEARTGVAQGERISAENDPTLPLNTPLPQLAAAAAGLGAANATVDPDGVIRRVPLWFLAGSNAYPSVGQRAALLAGATTSTHPRDVGEREASAGPRERSARAQPLAAEPLDKDGRLLLQWHGNVDRDPQLTRGLFPYRRIPLRELAKVPPAFFQDKIVLVGASAPGIQDVHPTPFAEVTPGFLAHATAIDNLLHGEGIHPAPRAAFYLAVLLMAALGTLLIVRVDAGWLDNVAALVVLAAYLALGYFLFARWATWLPLVAPVSAFALAYLSTGAVRYATTGRELRRTRGTLDRYISPQLVSYVLEHLDSINLAGEKRELTIFFSDVRNFTTLTEKTDPTELIALLNEYLEAMTEIVFAHDGIVDKFIGDGILAYWGAFTPGRNHAELAARASLAMMARLEQLNLKWAAEGRQQLAIGVGLNTGEVVFGNVGSGKKIEFTVIGDPVNLAARLESLNKEYRTSIIISEHTLARLDGIARVRPLGGVKVKGKTVETQIFELQGMETRSSSTAGVGS; encoded by the coding sequence ATGGCTTCCACCCACAGCGCCCGCGCCCGCCGCCAGTTCCTGCGCCTCGCGCTCGCCTGTTTTCTTCTCTCCGCCGCGCTCCTCGCGCTGCTCGAGCGCACCCGCGCCTTTCAGTGGCTCGAGGCCGGCACCTACGACGTGCGCGTGCGCGCGACCGCACGGCCCGGCTCCGCCGACCCCAACATCGTCATCATCGACGTCGACACCGCCAGCTTCGACCGCCTGCGCGAGCGCCTCGGCCGCTGGCCCTGGACCCGCCGCGTCTGGACCCAGCTCGTCGACTACGTCGGCCAGGGCCGCCCCAAGGCCATCGTCTTCGACGTCTTCTTCGCCGGCGCCAGCGAAGATCCCGCCATCGACCAGGAATTCGCCGCCGCCATCGGCAACAACGGCCGCGTCGTCCTCGCCTACACCTTCACCGCGCAGGACGAGGTCGACTTCGCCACCACCGACCGCGAAGCCGTCCTTGCGAAGTGGCATCTGTTGCAGCAGGAGGCCCGCACCGGCGTCGCGCAGGGCGAGCGCATCTCGGCGGAGAACGACCCCACGCTGCCGCTGAACACGCCGCTGCCGCAGCTCGCCGCGGCCGCCGCCGGCCTCGGCGCCGCCAACGCCACCGTCGATCCCGACGGCGTCATCCGCCGCGTCCCGCTCTGGTTCCTCGCCGGCTCGAACGCTTATCCCAGCGTCGGCCAGCGCGCCGCGCTGCTCGCCGGCGCCACCACCTCCACCCATCCGCGCGATGTGGGTGAGCGCGAAGCGAGCGCTGGCCCGCGCGAGCGCAGCGCGAGGGCGCAGCCGCTTGCTGCGGAGCCCTTAGATAAAGACGGCCGCCTCCTGCTCCAGTGGCACGGCAACGTCGATCGCGACCCGCAACTCACCCGCGGCCTGTTTCCCTACCGGCGCATCCCGCTGCGGGAGCTCGCGAAGGTCCCGCCCGCCTTCTTCCAGGACAAGATCGTGCTCGTCGGCGCCAGCGCTCCCGGCATCCAGGACGTCCATCCCACGCCCTTCGCCGAGGTCACGCCCGGCTTCCTCGCGCACGCCACCGCCATCGACAATCTCCTCCACGGCGAGGGCATCCACCCCGCGCCGCGCGCCGCGTTCTATCTCGCCGTCCTGCTGATGGCAGCCCTCGGCACCCTGCTCATCGTCCGCGTCGACGCCGGCTGGCTCGACAACGTCGCCGCCCTCGTCGTCCTCGCCGCTTATCTCGCGCTCGGCTACTTCCTGTTCGCGCGCTGGGCCACCTGGCTGCCCCTGGTCGCGCCCGTCTCCGCCTTCGCGCTCGCCTATCTCTCCACCGGCGCCGTCCGCTACGCCACCACCGGCCGCGAGCTGCGCCGCACCCGCGGCACGCTCGACCGCTACATCTCCCCGCAGCTCGTCAGCTACGTGCTCGAGCACCTGGATTCCATCAACCTCGCCGGCGAGAAGCGCGAGCTCACCATCTTCTTTTCCGACGTCCGCAACTTCACCACCCTCACCGAGAAGACCGACCCCACCGAGCTCATCGCGCTGCTCAACGAGTACCTCGAAGCGATGACCGAGATCGTCTTCGCGCACGACGGCATCGTCGACAAGTTCATCGGCGACGGCATCCTCGCCTACTGGGGCGCGTTCACGCCCGGCAGGAACCACGCCGAGCTGGCCGCCCGCGCTTCCCTCGCCATGATGGCGCGCCTCGAACAGCTCAACCTCAAGTGGGCCGCCGAAGGCCGCCAGCAGCTCGCCATCGGCGTCGGACTCAACACCGGCGAGGTCGTCTTCGGCAACGTCGGCAGCGGCAAGAAGATCGAGTTCACCGTCATCGGCGACCCGGTCAACCTCGCCGCGCGCCTGGAAAGTTTGAATAAGGAATACCGGACCTCGATTATCATCAGCGAGCACACGCTCGCTCGCCTCGACGGCATCGCCCGCGTCCGCCCGCTCGGCGGCGTGAAGGTCAAGGGCAAGACCGTCGAGACCCAGATCTTCGAACTGCAAGGCATGGAAACGCGATCTTCCAGCACGGCGGGCGTGGGATCGTGA
- the trpE gene encoding anthranilate synthase component I has translation MLYPDFKEFERLAPGHTLVPVTRTLSADLETPVSAFLSIAGKEKHAFLLESVEGGERIGRYTFLGADPYKIVSARGDEVRIDRRGQSEKQQAGLFDVLGRIFSEHLPAQVPGLPPFTAGAVGYFSYDAVRQLERLPARAKDDLKLPDCVLMFFDRLLVFDHVKHQLHLIATANLRAESPRKAYERAAHDLEQMEKKLAAGSRRRAGKAARGELATKMTTPRDQFLKAVAKTKEYIAAGDVFQTVLSQRLELKPGVDAFAIYRALRRVNPSPYMYFLRFDDTHVLGSSPEMLVKVSGRQLEYHPIAGTRPRGKSEAEDKRFEEELRRDEKERAEHVMLVDLGRNDLGRVSEYGSVKVRELMYVERYSHVMHLVSHLEGRLRGELSALDAFAACFPAGTLTGAPKVRAMEIIEELEPVRRGVYGGSVLYADFAGNLDSCIAIRTMLMQGKKAYVQAGAGIVADSVAENEYEECVNKARAVVRAVELARRGE, from the coding sequence ATGCTCTACCCTGACTTCAAGGAGTTCGAACGGCTGGCGCCGGGCCACACGCTGGTGCCGGTGACGCGCACGCTGAGCGCCGACCTGGAGACGCCGGTCTCGGCGTTCCTGAGCATCGCGGGGAAGGAGAAGCACGCGTTCCTGCTGGAGTCGGTGGAAGGCGGAGAGCGCATCGGACGCTACACCTTCCTGGGAGCGGACCCGTACAAGATCGTGTCGGCGCGCGGGGACGAGGTGCGCATCGACCGGCGCGGGCAGAGCGAGAAGCAGCAGGCCGGGTTGTTCGACGTGCTGGGGCGGATCTTCAGCGAGCACCTGCCCGCGCAGGTGCCGGGGCTGCCGCCGTTCACCGCCGGCGCGGTGGGCTACTTCTCGTACGACGCGGTGCGGCAGCTCGAGAGGCTGCCGGCGCGCGCGAAAGACGACCTGAAGCTGCCGGATTGCGTGCTGATGTTCTTCGACCGGCTGCTGGTGTTCGACCACGTGAAGCACCAGCTGCACCTCATCGCGACGGCGAACCTGCGCGCGGAGTCGCCGCGGAAGGCGTATGAGCGCGCGGCGCACGACCTGGAGCAGATGGAAAAGAAGCTGGCGGCGGGCAGCCGGCGGCGGGCGGGGAAGGCGGCGCGGGGCGAGCTGGCGACGAAGATGACGACGCCGCGCGACCAATTCCTGAAGGCGGTGGCGAAGACCAAGGAGTACATCGCGGCGGGCGACGTGTTCCAGACGGTGCTCTCGCAGCGGCTGGAGCTGAAGCCGGGAGTGGACGCGTTCGCCATCTATCGCGCGCTGCGGCGGGTGAATCCGTCGCCTTACATGTATTTCCTGCGGTTCGACGACACGCACGTGCTGGGCTCCTCGCCGGAGATGCTGGTGAAGGTGAGCGGGCGGCAGCTCGAGTACCACCCCATCGCGGGGACGCGGCCGCGCGGCAAGAGCGAGGCGGAAGACAAGCGGTTCGAGGAAGAGCTGCGGCGCGACGAGAAAGAACGGGCCGAGCACGTGATGCTGGTGGACCTCGGGCGCAACGACCTGGGACGCGTGAGCGAGTACGGCTCGGTGAAGGTGCGCGAGCTGATGTACGTGGAGCGGTACTCGCACGTGATGCACCTGGTGTCGCACCTGGAAGGGCGATTGCGCGGCGAGCTGAGCGCGCTGGACGCGTTCGCCGCGTGCTTCCCGGCGGGCACGCTGACGGGCGCGCCCAAGGTGCGCGCGATGGAGATCATCGAGGAACTGGAGCCGGTGCGGCGCGGCGTCTATGGCGGCTCGGTGCTGTACGCGGACTTCGCCGGGAACCTGGACTCTTGCATCGCGATCCGGACGATGCTGATGCAGGGGAAGAAAGCGTACGTGCAGGCCGGCGCCGGGATCGTGGCTGACTCTGTCGCGGAAAACGAATACGAGGAATGCGTGAACAAGGCGCGCGCGGTCGTGCGCGCGGTCGAACTAGCGAGGCGCGGCGAATGA
- a CDS encoding helix-turn-helix domain-containing protein — protein MDDERLTNTLKVQRAIHDLTQAELALRAGITRRSVNAIETGRMVPSVLLALRLARVLGVPVETLFTLNGKQ, from the coding sequence ATGGACGACGAAAGGCTTACGAACACTCTCAAAGTCCAACGCGCCATCCACGACCTCACGCAGGCCGAGCTCGCGTTGCGCGCCGGCATCACGCGCCGCTCGGTGAACGCCATCGAGACCGGACGCATGGTCCCTTCGGTCCTGCTCGCTTTGCGGCTGGCCCGCGTCCTCGGCGTTCCGGTCGAGACGCTCTTCACTCTCAACGGCAAGCAATAG
- a CDS encoding M48 family metalloprotease, which translates to MTLRIRCLIVLVLLAALALPAAAQFGDVLSGIGKAKKVADATTPWTPEQEDQIGQAAAAKIIHIFPLYQNEAATRYVNLVAASVAQFGKRNLPYHVAILDTPIAWACAMPGGYVFVTRGALEKMKDEAELAGTLAHEVAHVDARHLESIIRNKKLTGLAVDEGMSHVPYNVLGGLANQLVTQALTQNYGPDKENDADKKGTDFAAQAGYQPSGLKTFLETLATFANDPANKQKTGLWNGKTHPAFSTRVATLNKLLEKYPATGQTLPERFHKNTVEAEKAEASPEPTNQ; encoded by the coding sequence ATGACGCTCCGCATCCGCTGCCTCATCGTCCTCGTTCTGCTGGCGGCTCTCGCGCTGCCCGCCGCCGCCCAGTTCGGCGACGTCCTCTCCGGCATCGGCAAGGCCAAGAAGGTCGCCGACGCCACCACGCCCTGGACCCCAGAGCAGGAAGACCAGATCGGCCAGGCCGCCGCCGCCAAGATCATCCACATCTTCCCGCTCTATCAGAACGAGGCCGCCACCAGGTACGTCAACCTGGTCGCCGCCTCGGTCGCGCAGTTCGGCAAGCGCAACCTCCCGTACCACGTCGCCATCCTCGACACGCCCATCGCCTGGGCCTGCGCCATGCCCGGCGGCTACGTCTTCGTCACCCGCGGCGCGCTCGAGAAGATGAAGGACGAAGCCGAGCTCGCCGGCACCCTCGCTCACGAGGTCGCCCACGTCGACGCCCGCCACCTCGAGAGCATCATCCGCAACAAGAAGCTCACCGGCCTCGCCGTCGACGAAGGCATGTCGCACGTGCCCTACAACGTGCTCGGCGGCCTCGCCAACCAGCTCGTCACCCAGGCCCTCACGCAGAACTACGGCCCCGACAAGGAGAACGACGCCGACAAGAAAGGCACCGACTTCGCCGCGCAAGCCGGCTACCAGCCCAGCGGCCTCAAGACCTTCCTCGAGACGCTGGCGACCTTCGCCAACGATCCGGCCAACAAGCAGAAGACCGGTCTCTGGAACGGCAAGACGCACCCGGCCTTCTCCACCCGCGTCGCGACCCTCAACAAGCTGCTGGAAAAATATCCCGCCACCGGGCAGACCCTGCCCGAGCGCTTCCACAAGAACACCGTCGAAGCCGAAAAGGCGGAAGCCTCCCCGGAGCCCACGAACCAGTAG
- a CDS encoding TonB family protein, protein MPSLYGLGQGTYGVRPTNFLLSFVVHTLAVALLVMSGMFVVEHKDEIKKNVVSLVSGASLSDYVLPVGNSKSGGGGGGGDRDKLEASLGKLPKKALSQITPPSAVIRNPDPKLAVEPTVVMPNIAVAQPNIAALGDPKGVEGPPSNGTGSGGGIGSGSGGGVGSGRGPGVGPGWGGGIGGGAYRVGGGVSAPRPIFAPDPEYSDEARKAKYQGTVILWVVIGPDGRVKDMRVQRPLGLGLDEKALEAVRTWRFEPARKDGQPVAVQVNVEVNFRLY, encoded by the coding sequence ATGCCCAGCCTCTATGGCCTCGGCCAGGGGACTTACGGCGTCCGTCCGACGAACTTCCTGCTCTCCTTCGTGGTGCACACGCTCGCGGTGGCGCTGCTGGTGATGTCGGGAATGTTCGTGGTGGAGCACAAAGACGAGATCAAGAAGAACGTGGTGTCGCTGGTGAGCGGGGCGTCGCTGAGCGACTACGTGTTGCCGGTGGGCAACTCGAAGTCGGGAGGCGGCGGCGGCGGCGGCGACCGCGACAAACTGGAGGCGTCGCTGGGCAAGCTGCCGAAGAAGGCGCTGAGCCAGATCACGCCGCCGAGCGCGGTGATTCGGAATCCGGATCCGAAGCTGGCGGTGGAGCCGACGGTGGTGATGCCGAACATCGCGGTGGCGCAGCCGAACATCGCGGCGCTGGGCGATCCGAAAGGCGTGGAAGGCCCGCCCTCGAACGGCACGGGCTCGGGCGGCGGCATTGGCTCGGGCTCGGGTGGCGGCGTAGGTTCGGGACGCGGCCCCGGAGTGGGCCCGGGTTGGGGCGGCGGCATCGGCGGCGGAGCGTACCGGGTAGGCGGCGGCGTGAGCGCGCCGCGGCCCATCTTCGCGCCCGATCCGGAGTACTCGGACGAAGCGCGCAAGGCGAAGTACCAGGGCACGGTCATCCTGTGGGTGGTGATCGGGCCGGATGGCCGCGTGAAAGACATGCGCGTGCAGCGTCCGCTGGGCCTGGGCCTGGATGAGAAGGCGCTCGAGGCGGTGCGCACGTGGCGGTTCGAGCCGGCGCGCAAAGACGGCCAGCCGGTCGCGGTGCAGGTGAACGTGGAAGTGAACTTCCGGCTGTACTAA